The proteins below come from a single Chryseobacterium nepalense genomic window:
- a CDS encoding ABC1 kinase family protein yields MFDKQQRKLKRSAKLISVLSKYGFKDLLARMNVGNKQPEVSSDLEEIISKGTVYERIRMALEELGPTFVKLGQTFSNREDLLPPELIQELQKLQDKVDQIEMNVAEILENECNISASEHFSEIQSEPLATASIAQVYKALLTDGTQVILKIKKPDVQKIIEDDLLLIKDLEKLISSYSEIGEKLNLKQAISTFEKSLLEEVSLINEKENILQFRRNFKNSKETYIPKVYEEFSNNNILCMEFIDGIKVTDKAALLANSINPVHISEAGLRLFVSQILDYGFFHADPHAGNILVKKDGKVVFIDFGAVGKIPPNDKEILEDLIVSFVAKNPHKIVRYLKKMAVSYQIPDERRFEGDVEDILDFVHSTSLKEIDPHAVMNKMKDVLKDNRLYMPDYFYLLFKGIGLIEGVGRTINPDLDVVKSLHPYTKKIFAKKISPQNILKTGMEKMMTFTDNVDEIPKELRSVLQKLDENKFTVTSEIKNIEKTNQLIKSSVVNLILTMILGANIIATAIVFVSESGPKVGEMSLIAVLGFIFSVLLTIIILLRITRK; encoded by the coding sequence ATGTTTGATAAGCAACAAAGAAAACTGAAAAGGTCTGCAAAACTCATTTCCGTATTGAGCAAATATGGCTTTAAAGATCTTCTGGCAAGAATGAATGTCGGAAATAAACAGCCCGAAGTTTCTTCCGATCTCGAAGAAATTATTTCAAAAGGAACGGTTTATGAAAGGATAAGAATGGCCCTGGAAGAGCTGGGACCTACTTTTGTAAAACTCGGACAGACATTCAGCAATCGGGAAGATCTTCTTCCGCCCGAACTGATCCAGGAACTGCAGAAACTTCAGGACAAAGTAGATCAAATAGAAATGAATGTTGCTGAAATCCTCGAAAATGAATGCAATATTTCTGCTTCGGAGCACTTTTCAGAAATTCAAAGCGAACCTCTGGCTACAGCCTCCATTGCTCAGGTATATAAAGCTTTACTGACTGACGGAACGCAGGTTATTCTTAAAATTAAAAAGCCGGATGTTCAGAAAATCATAGAAGATGATCTTCTGTTGATCAAAGATCTTGAGAAACTGATTTCGTCCTATTCTGAAATCGGAGAAAAACTTAATCTTAAACAGGCAATTTCAACTTTCGAAAAATCTTTATTGGAGGAAGTCTCTCTGATTAATGAAAAAGAAAATATTCTTCAATTTAGAAGAAATTTTAAAAACAGTAAAGAAACATATATTCCCAAGGTTTACGAAGAGTTTTCTAATAACAATATTCTCTGCATGGAATTTATCGACGGTATTAAAGTTACGGATAAAGCAGCGTTATTGGCCAATTCAATCAATCCTGTTCATATTTCGGAAGCCGGATTACGGCTTTTTGTCTCTCAGATTTTAGATTATGGCTTCTTTCATGCAGATCCTCATGCGGGAAATATCCTGGTAAAAAAGGACGGAAAAGTTGTATTCATCGATTTTGGTGCAGTAGGTAAAATCCCGCCGAATGACAAGGAAATCCTGGAAGATCTTATCGTAAGTTTCGTTGCAAAAAATCCGCATAAGATTGTGCGTTACCTTAAAAAGATGGCGGTCAGTTATCAGATTCCTGATGAAAGAAGATTTGAAGGAGATGTGGAGGATATCCTGGATTTCGTCCACAGTACCTCACTTAAAGAAATTGATCCGCATGCGGTGATGAACAAAATGAAAGATGTATTGAAAGATAACCGACTGTACATGCCGGATTATTTTTATCTTTTATTCAAAGGAATTGGATTGATCGAAGGAGTGGGGCGCACCATTAATCCCGATCTGGATGTAGTGAAAAGCCTCCATCCGTACACAAAAAAAATATTCGCTAAAAAGATAAGTCCGCAGAATATTTTAAAAACAGGGATGGAAAAAATGATGACTTTTACAGATAATGTAGATGAAATCCCTAAAGAATTGCGTTCCGTCCTACAGAAACTCGATGAAAATAAGTTCACCGTTACCAGCGAAATTAAAAATATTGAGAAAACCAATCAGCTGATCAAGTCAAGTGTTGTTAATCTGATTCTAACCATGATTCTCGGTGCGAATATCATTGCTACAGCAATTGTATTTGTCTCGGAATCCGGACCTAAAGTTGGGGAAATGTCCTTAATTGCTGTTCTGGGATTTATATTTTCAGTCTTATTAACGATTATCATTTTATTAAGGATTACCAGGAAATAA
- a CDS encoding transposase — protein MKFDYKEIHIGSIIKTRVEDTETDLERICKFLKTTKDQIEEMYRSKSLDSDILMRWSKLLEYDFFRIYSQHLILYAPPSKVDKQVEKKSMLPSFRKSIYTREVIDFIVELIETEEKTMPQIVKEYRIPKSTLHRWTKKYGNLNNG, from the coding sequence ATGAAATTTGACTACAAAGAAATACACATAGGAAGTATCATAAAGACTCGCGTTGAAGATACAGAAACTGATCTTGAAAGAATTTGCAAATTCCTGAAAACTACAAAAGACCAGATTGAAGAGATGTATCGCTCCAAGAGCTTAGATAGTGATATTCTTATGAGATGGAGTAAACTTCTGGAATATGATTTCTTCAGAATATATTCTCAGCATCTTATCCTCTATGCACCTCCTTCCAAAGTAGATAAACAGGTAGAAAAAAAATCCATGCTCCCCAGTTTTCGCAAAAGTATCTACACCCGGGAAGTTATCGATTTTATTGTTGAACTGATAGAAACCGAGGAAAAAACAATGCCCCAGATTGTGAAGGAATACCGGATCCCGAAATCTACGCTTCATCGGTGGACTAAAAAATACGGTAATCTTAATAACGGATAA
- the purD gene encoding phosphoribosylamine--glycine ligase, protein MRILIIGEGGRESALAAKLQNDSRITKMFFANGNATTDVIGKNVHLSEIKELRDFAIKEKVDLTIVGPEAPLVAGLKDEFKKHDLKVFGPNQKVASLEGSKAFSKKFMQTYDIKTAKAVVFDSYNEAKEYVQTQQYPLVIKASGLAGGKGVVICDTLEEAEATIHDFMIRRIYGDAGIRLVIEEYLEGFEASIIAFSNGEKLFPCIAAKDYKKAGNGDTGPNTGGMGTVAPSPEFTQEHYADFEKNILEPTLKGLKAEGFGFKGIIFFGLMVTKNGTYLLEYNMRFGDPETQVLMALMENNLLDVIQDCMDGKDIELKFKDEKAICLVMCSGGYPRNIETGFEIVGEDKLKYSKLLYAGAIRKGDKVVSNGGRVLNIVATGATYEDARKKVYEDASHVHFDYGFYREDIGKF, encoded by the coding sequence ATGAGAATATTAATCATAGGTGAAGGTGGACGAGAATCTGCTTTGGCAGCCAAGCTTCAGAACGATTCAAGAATTACGAAGATGTTTTTCGCCAACGGAAATGCTACCACTGATGTAATAGGAAAAAATGTTCATTTATCAGAGATTAAAGAACTTAGAGATTTTGCAATCAAAGAAAAGGTAGACTTAACGATTGTTGGTCCGGAAGCGCCGCTTGTAGCTGGTTTGAAGGACGAATTCAAAAAGCACGATTTGAAAGTTTTTGGCCCGAATCAGAAAGTGGCAAGCTTGGAAGGAAGCAAGGCTTTCTCTAAAAAATTCATGCAGACCTATGATATCAAAACAGCAAAAGCAGTAGTATTTGATTCATACAATGAAGCTAAAGAATATGTTCAGACTCAGCAATATCCATTAGTGATCAAAGCAAGCGGACTTGCAGGAGGTAAAGGTGTTGTGATCTGCGATACCTTAGAAGAAGCTGAAGCAACAATTCATGATTTTATGATCAGAAGAATCTATGGAGATGCAGGGATTCGTTTGGTTATTGAGGAATATTTAGAAGGATTTGAAGCCTCCATCATTGCTTTTTCAAACGGTGAAAAATTATTCCCGTGTATTGCGGCGAAAGATTATAAGAAAGCAGGAAACGGAGATACAGGACCGAATACCGGCGGTATGGGAACGGTAGCTCCAAGCCCTGAATTTACCCAGGAACACTATGCTGACTTTGAAAAAAATATCCTTGAACCTACTTTAAAAGGTCTTAAAGCGGAAGGCTTCGGTTTCAAAGGAATTATTTTCTTTGGATTGATGGTTACCAAAAACGGAACGTATCTTCTGGAATACAATATGAGATTCGGAGACCCTGAAACTCAGGTATTGATGGCTTTAATGGAAAATAACCTTCTTGATGTGATCCAGGATTGTATGGACGGAAAAGACATTGAGCTTAAATTTAAAGACGAAAAAGCTATTTGCCTTGTGATGTGTTCAGGAGGCTACCCGAGAAACATCGAAACAGGTTTCGAAATCGTGGGCGAAGATAAACTGAAATACAGCAAGCTTTTATACGCAGGAGCCATCAGAAAAGGAGACAAAGTAGTTTCCAACGGTGGAAGAGTACTGAACATTGTAGCTACCGGAGCAACTTACGAAGATGCCCGCAAAAAAGTGTACGAAGATGCAAGTCATGTACATTTCGATTACGGCTTCTACAGAGAAGACATCGGAAAGTTTTAA
- a CDS encoding DEAD/DEAH box helicase, with protein MEKLTFADFDLPVKILDVLADLDLFEPTPIQEKSLRPILSGRDVMGIAQTGTGKTLAYLLPVLKTWKYNKNGNPTVLILVPTRELVVQVTEILEKLTENITARVIGIYGGKNINTQKLLFDGGCDILVGTPGRVMDLAIDNAISLKEVQKLIIDEFDEMLNLGFRPQLTHIFEMMKEKRQNILFSATMTEAVDGMLDEYFASPVEISLAKSGTPLEKIEQTAYKVENFNTKINLLEYLLKRDEEMSKVLIFNNNKKNADLLFTKINELFPEQFDVIHSNKSQNYRLKAMKSFENEEIRGLITTDVMARGLDISDITHVINFETPDIPEQYIHRIGRTGRADKDGKAVTFVTKKEEPLILDIELLMDKELRFINFPEEVKINPKKIASEEEQISMKNPAQVKLNEGGGAFHEKKAKNTKENWGGPSKRKAPKKFGANRSQQKAISKSKKKK; from the coding sequence ATGGAAAAACTCACTTTTGCAGATTTTGACCTTCCGGTTAAAATTCTTGATGTTTTGGCAGATCTGGATTTATTTGAACCTACTCCCATCCAGGAGAAGAGCCTTAGGCCGATACTTTCAGGACGCGATGTAATGGGAATTGCACAGACCGGTACGGGGAAAACCCTGGCTTATCTTTTACCCGTTCTTAAAACCTGGAAGTACAATAAAAACGGAAATCCTACGGTTCTTATTCTTGTACCTACAAGAGAGCTGGTAGTACAGGTTACGGAAATTCTTGAAAAGCTTACAGAAAATATCACGGCAAGAGTGATCGGTATTTATGGAGGTAAAAATATTAACACACAGAAACTTTTATTCGACGGAGGATGTGATATTTTGGTGGGAACTCCTGGACGGGTGATGGATTTGGCGATCGACAATGCTATATCACTGAAAGAAGTTCAGAAGCTGATCATCGATGAGTTTGATGAAATGTTGAATCTCGGTTTCAGACCGCAGCTGACGCATATTTTCGAAATGATGAAGGAAAAGAGACAGAACATTCTTTTTTCTGCAACCATGACGGAAGCAGTAGATGGTATGCTGGATGAGTATTTTGCAAGTCCGGTAGAGATTTCTCTTGCAAAATCCGGTACTCCGCTTGAAAAAATTGAACAGACTGCTTACAAAGTTGAGAATTTTAATACCAAAATCAACCTGTTGGAATATCTGTTAAAGCGGGATGAGGAGATGTCTAAAGTGTTGATTTTTAACAATAATAAGAAAAACGCAGATCTTCTTTTTACTAAAATTAATGAGCTCTTCCCGGAACAGTTTGATGTGATTCATTCCAATAAATCACAGAATTACAGGCTGAAAGCCATGAAAAGTTTTGAAAATGAAGAGATAAGAGGCCTTATAACCACAGACGTCATGGCAAGAGGTCTTGATATTTCGGATATTACCCATGTTATCAATTTTGAAACGCCGGATATTCCGGAACAGTATATTCACAGGATCGGTAGAACGGGTAGGGCAGATAAAGATGGAAAAGCGGTAACATTTGTTACTAAAAAAGAGGAACCGCTGATCCTTGACATCGAATTACTGATGGATAAGGAGCTTAGATTTATCAACTTCCCTGAAGAGGTGAAAATAAATCCTAAGAAAATTGCCTCTGAAGAAGAGCAGATTTCCATGAAAAATCCTGCCCAGGTAAAACTGAATGAAGGCGGAGGCGCATTTCACGAGAAGAAAGCCAAGAATACAAAAGAAAACTGGGGCGGACCATCCAAAAGAAAGGCCCCGAAAAAATTTGGTGCCAACAGATCTCAGCAAAAAGCTATTTCAAAATCCAAGAAAAAGAAATAA
- a CDS encoding lipocalin family protein, with protein MKKQLLLFAFSAFVLSSCEDDDIQAYEMDMMKGEWKISKTEVISGKDDKTALSTYVPTGCETNNTMEYRTDFYTSFTAYTGTGTDCQIAYKSEGTYDYDTETKNLTIKYTNDSSRPYQVVILTSSEMRLKQMFGNIDQNGDQVIDYTYISLKR; from the coding sequence ATGAAAAAACAATTACTTTTATTTGCCTTTTCAGCATTCGTGCTTAGTTCATGTGAAGATGATGATATCCAAGCGTATGAAATGGATATGATGAAAGGTGAATGGAAAATCAGTAAAACAGAAGTAATTTCAGGAAAAGACGATAAGACAGCACTTAGTACTTATGTGCCGACCGGATGTGAAACCAACAATACGATGGAATACAGAACGGATTTTTACACCTCTTTTACAGCATATACCGGAACAGGAACAGACTGTCAGATCGCTTACAAATCGGAAGGAACGTATGATTATGATACGGAGACTAAGAATCTCACCATAAAATATACGAATGACAGCTCAAGACCATATCAGGTAGTTATTCTTACAAGTTCTGAGATGAGGCTTAAACAGATGTTCGGAAACATAGACCAGAATGGAGATCAGGTGATCGATTACACCTACATTTCTTTAAAAAGATAA
- the guaA gene encoding glutamine-hydrolyzing GMP synthase, producing the protein MNNGIIILDFGSQYNQLIGRRIREMGVYSEILPFNTPLETILEKQPKGIILSGGPSSVNAENAHLVEKELYEQGIPVLGICYGMQLTAHLLGGKVHKGVKGEYGKAHLEIVKESSLLKGVTNNSIVWMSHFDEVGQLPPGFELNAESGVIASMANEDKKIYCVQFHPEVSHTEEGGKMLENFVFGICNAEKNWKLTNYIDKTVAEIRERVGDQKVILGLSGGVDSSVAAVLIHRAIGDQLTCIFVDTGLLRKDEGKKVMDNYGEHFHMNIKLVDASERFLSKLAGVDDPEAKRKIIGNEFIHVFDEESHKIEGAKFLAQGTIYPDVIESQSVNGPSAVIKSHHNVGGLPEEMEFELLEPLRELFKDEVRKVGEELGIPHHLVHRHPFPGPGLGIRILGAVDAEKVRILQEADDIFIEELYKNDLYEKVSQAFVVLLPVKSVGVMGDERTYEYTAVVRSANTIDFMTATWSRLPYEFLDTVSSRIINEVRGINRVAYDISSKPPATIEWE; encoded by the coding sequence ATGAACAACGGTATTATCATATTAGATTTCGGATCACAGTACAACCAGCTTATCGGAAGAAGAATCCGTGAAATGGGTGTATATTCTGAAATCTTACCTTTCAATACACCATTAGAAACAATTTTAGAAAAACAGCCGAAAGGAATTATCCTTTCAGGAGGACCAAGTTCTGTAAATGCAGAAAATGCTCATCTGGTTGAAAAAGAATTGTATGAGCAGGGAATTCCTGTTTTGGGAATCTGTTACGGAATGCAGTTAACAGCCCATCTTTTAGGCGGAAAAGTACATAAAGGCGTAAAAGGAGAATACGGAAAAGCACACCTGGAAATTGTAAAAGAATCTTCCTTGCTAAAAGGTGTAACCAATAATTCTATCGTTTGGATGAGCCACTTTGATGAAGTAGGACAATTGCCTCCGGGCTTTGAATTAAATGCTGAATCAGGCGTAATTGCTTCCATGGCGAATGAGGATAAGAAAATCTATTGCGTACAGTTTCACCCTGAAGTTTCCCACACCGAAGAAGGCGGGAAAATGTTGGAGAATTTCGTGTTCGGAATCTGTAATGCAGAGAAAAACTGGAAACTGACTAATTATATTGATAAAACAGTTGCAGAAATCCGCGAAAGAGTAGGTGACCAAAAGGTTATCTTAGGACTTTCAGGAGGGGTAGATTCTTCTGTAGCGGCAGTGTTAATTCACCGTGCAATTGGTGACCAGTTGACATGTATCTTCGTAGATACAGGTTTACTGAGAAAAGACGAAGGCAAAAAAGTAATGGACAATTATGGAGAGCATTTCCATATGAACATTAAATTAGTGGATGCTTCCGAAAGATTTTTATCAAAATTAGCCGGAGTAGATGATCCTGAAGCAAAAAGAAAAATCATCGGAAACGAGTTTATTCACGTTTTTGATGAAGAATCTCATAAAATTGAAGGCGCTAAATTCTTAGCACAGGGAACAATTTATCCGGATGTAATTGAAAGTCAGTCGGTAAACGGTCCTTCTGCAGTGATCAAATCTCACCATAACGTTGGCGGACTTCCAGAAGAAATGGAATTTGAATTGCTGGAGCCTTTAAGAGAATTATTTAAAGATGAAGTAAGAAAAGTTGGAGAAGAGCTGGGAATTCCTCATCATTTGGTACACAGACACCCTTTCCCTGGTCCGGGATTAGGAATCAGGATTTTGGGAGCTGTTGATGCTGAAAAAGTAAGAATCCTTCAGGAAGCGGATGATATTTTCATTGAAGAATTATATAAAAATGATTTATATGAAAAAGTTTCTCAGGCATTTGTTGTGCTTCTTCCGGTAAAATCGGTTGGAGTAATGGGCGATGAGAGAACGTACGAATATACAGCCGTTGTCCGTTCTGCCAACACCATCGACTTTATGACGGCAACCTGGAGCAGACTTCCTTATGAGTTTTTAGATACCGTTTCAAGCAGAATCATCAACGAAGTAAGAGGAATCAACAGGGTAGCTTATGATATTTCAAGCAAACCGCCTGCAACGATCGAGTGGGAATAA
- a CDS encoding GDSL-type esterase/lipase family protein yields the protein MKKMLSAFLLLTFALFFSQEKKPMFWQDIQNFKKQDQETPPPKDAILLIGSSSFTKWTDVANYFPDKTIINRGFGGSRLTDLNYFANDLLHYQPKQIIIYCGENDFADDDKLKADVVVERFKTFYKKIRAKFPTIEVDYISIKYSPSREKLWPQMKEANKKIAAFMKKQPNAEFIDITKVMEDANGNVRKDLFVEDMLHMTPEGYKLWTSVMNPYMK from the coding sequence ATGAAGAAGATGTTATCAGCATTTTTACTGCTGACTTTTGCCCTTTTCTTTTCGCAGGAAAAAAAACCGATGTTCTGGCAAGACATACAGAATTTCAAAAAACAGGATCAGGAAACACCGCCCCCCAAAGACGCTATCCTCCTGATTGGAAGCTCATCATTTACAAAATGGACGGATGTTGCCAATTATTTCCCGGATAAAACTATTATCAACAGAGGTTTTGGAGGGTCCAGATTAACAGATCTTAATTATTTTGCCAATGATCTATTACACTATCAACCCAAACAGATTATCATCTATTGCGGTGAAAATGATTTTGCCGATGATGATAAACTGAAGGCAGATGTGGTAGTAGAGCGATTCAAAACTTTTTACAAAAAAATACGTGCTAAATTTCCTACCATTGAAGTAGATTATATCTCAATCAAATATTCTCCAAGCCGCGAAAAGCTTTGGCCCCAAATGAAAGAAGCCAATAAAAAAATTGCCGCTTTCATGAAAAAACAGCCGAATGCAGAGTTTATTGATATCACCAAAGTAATGGAAGATGCCAACGGAAATGTACGAAAAGACCTTTTTGTAGAAGATATGCTTCATATGACACCGGAAGGCTACAAATTGTGGACATCGGTAATGAATCCTTATATGAAATAA
- a CDS encoding iron-containing alcohol dehydrogenase yields MLNFEFKNPTKILFGKGEIAKISKEVPANAKVLMIYGGGSIKNNGVYDQVKEALKDHEIYEFGGVPANPEYEVLVNALQFIKEKDIDFLLAVGGGSVIDGTKFLSAAANYDGEPWEILTKSVRTFEGEGLPFGTVLTLPATGSEMNSGYVISRRETNEKLSSGGPGLFPQFSVLDPEVVRSIPARQIVNGLTDAYTHVLEQYMTAPSPADLQERIAESILISLQETAPKVLADDFDYEAAGNFMWCCTMALNGLIQKGVITDWAVHAMGHELTAYFGIDHARTLAIIAPSHYRYNFEVKKGKLAQYAERVWGIKEGTLEERAEAGIRKLEDFFHSLHIQTKLSEYTEDFQGTAERVEKAFTERKWTGLGEYKKLTPQDAKKIVEMSY; encoded by the coding sequence ATGCTTAATTTCGAGTTTAAAAATCCAACTAAAATACTTTTCGGTAAAGGGGAAATTGCCAAAATATCTAAAGAAGTTCCGGCCAATGCTAAAGTTTTAATGATTTATGGCGGCGGAAGCATTAAAAATAATGGTGTTTACGACCAGGTAAAAGAGGCGTTGAAAGATCATGAAATCTATGAGTTCGGCGGCGTTCCTGCCAATCCCGAATATGAAGTTCTGGTCAATGCACTCCAATTTATCAAAGAAAAAGATATCGATTTCCTTCTGGCCGTTGGCGGAGGTTCGGTGATTGACGGAACAAAATTTCTCTCTGCAGCAGCAAATTATGATGGTGAGCCGTGGGAAATCCTTACCAAATCCGTAAGAACTTTCGAAGGAGAAGGATTGCCTTTCGGAACGGTTCTTACGTTGCCCGCAACCGGATCTGAAATGAATTCCGGCTATGTGATTTCAAGAAGAGAGACCAATGAAAAATTGTCTTCCGGAGGTCCGGGCCTTTTCCCGCAATTTTCAGTCCTGGATCCTGAAGTCGTAAGATCAATACCAGCAAGACAAATTGTAAATGGTTTAACAGATGCTTATACACATGTTTTGGAACAATATATGACAGCACCTTCCCCGGCAGATTTGCAGGAGAGAATTGCAGAAAGCATCCTGATCAGCCTTCAGGAAACTGCTCCGAAAGTTCTTGCAGATGATTTCGACTATGAAGCAGCCGGAAATTTCATGTGGTGCTGCACAATGGCCTTAAACGGGCTTATTCAGAAAGGTGTGATTACCGACTGGGCAGTTCACGCAATGGGCCATGAACTGACCGCATATTTCGGAATTGATCATGCAAGAACACTGGCCATCATTGCTCCTTCCCATTACCGCTATAATTTTGAAGTTAAAAAAGGAAAGCTCGCTCAGTATGCAGAAAGAGTGTGGGGAATTAAAGAGGGAACTCTTGAAGAACGAGCAGAAGCAGGAATCAGAAAGCTGGAAGATTTTTTCCACAGCCTGCACATCCAGACTAAGCTTTCGGAATACACCGAAGATTTCCAGGGAACAGCAGAACGAGTGGAAAAAGCATTCACCGAAAGAAAATGGACAGGTCTTGGTGAATATAAAAAACTTACGCCTCAGGATGCAAAGAAGATCGTAGAAATGAGCTATTAA
- a CDS encoding transposase — translation MKKNKTSQPDFKRIYTDILQKKFPEKKELCDKILSKKTLSELDVIAINNIIFTPVSEDIIKSNQQHRSYSKSTIIKILEFQKEHGLNNTKLALHYKLSRNTVSRWKKLFIV, via the coding sequence ATGAAAAAAAATAAAACTTCACAGCCGGATTTTAAAAGAATATATACTGATATCCTGCAAAAGAAATTCCCGGAAAAAAAAGAACTTTGTGATAAAATTCTCAGCAAGAAGACTCTTTCCGAACTGGATGTTATTGCAATTAACAATATTATATTTACTCCTGTTTCAGAAGATATCATCAAATCCAATCAGCAGCACCGGTCGTACAGCAAGTCTACCATTATTAAAATCCTTGAGTTCCAGAAAGAGCACGGACTGAACAATACCAAACTCGCTCTGCATTATAAACTGAGCCGCAATACAGTTTCGAGATGGAAAAAACTTTTTATTGTATAA
- a CDS encoding carbon-nitrogen hydrolase family protein, whose amino-acid sequence MQIETRTLTVQDYSELVETMKRAYPQMSEYVWSKRSIEKLTRIFPQGQICITVDGKLAAVALSIIVNYDEFGDDHTYSDITGNYTFNTHTSTGNVLYGIEVFVDPEFRELRLGRRLYDARKELCELLNLRSIILGGRIPNYHKHSELSPREYIRRVRDKEIYDPVLSFQLSNNFLPIRVLKKYLPEDESSKENAVLLQWNNIYYSKKPNTMQDSIIRLGLVQWQMRHFKDIDAFYEQVEFFVDVMGDYKADFVLFPELFNTPLLAPFNKLSERDSMIELAKLTEEIKMKISDLAISYNVNIISGSMPVFENNDLYNVSYLLHRDGRIDEYRKIHITPNEKKYYGMKGGNEIRVFDTDCGKIGLVICYDVEFPELPRILADQGMKILFVPYLTDTQNAYMRVRHCAAARAIENECYVAIAGCVGNLPGVNNMDIQFGQAAVFTPSDFAFPSNAVKGEATPNTEMTLIVDVDLNLLKDLHHHGSVQVMKDRRKDLYETYLK is encoded by the coding sequence ATGCAAATTGAAACAAGAACGCTCACCGTTCAGGATTACTCAGAATTGGTAGAAACTATGAAACGGGCCTATCCTCAAATGTCTGAATATGTATGGTCTAAAAGAAGCATCGAAAAACTAACAAGAATATTTCCTCAGGGACAGATCTGTATTACGGTTGACGGAAAACTCGCCGCCGTAGCACTTTCAATCATTGTAAATTATGATGAATTCGGCGATGATCATACTTACAGCGATATTACGGGAAATTATACTTTCAATACCCATACTTCCACAGGGAATGTACTCTATGGAATCGAAGTTTTTGTTGATCCGGAATTTCGTGAACTTCGGCTGGGAAGAAGATTATATGATGCCAGGAAAGAACTTTGTGAACTGTTAAATCTAAGATCGATTATTTTAGGAGGCAGAATTCCGAACTATCACAAACACAGCGAGCTATCACCGAGGGAATATATCAGGAGAGTTAGAGATAAAGAAATTTATGATCCGGTTTTATCATTTCAGCTTTCCAATAATTTTTTGCCCATCAGAGTTTTAAAGAAATATCTCCCCGAAGACGAATCCTCAAAAGAAAATGCTGTGCTCCTGCAATGGAATAATATCTATTACAGTAAAAAGCCCAATACCATGCAGGACAGCATTATCAGGCTGGGACTGGTGCAATGGCAGATGAGACATTTCAAAGATATTGATGCCTTCTACGAACAGGTTGAGTTCTTTGTAGATGTGATGGGCGACTATAAAGCCGATTTCGTTCTTTTCCCGGAATTGTTCAACACTCCTTTGCTGGCTCCCTTCAACAAACTTTCCGAAAGAGACAGTATGATTGAACTTGCAAAATTAACGGAAGAAATCAAAATGAAAATTTCGGATCTGGCCATCAGCTATAACGTTAATATCATTTCCGGAAGCATGCCTGTTTTCGAAAATAATGATTTATATAATGTAAGTTATCTTCTTCACAGAGATGGAAGAATAGATGAATACAGGAAAATTCACATCACGCCGAATGAGAAAAAATATTACGGAATGAAAGGCGGAAACGAAATCCGTGTTTTCGATACGGACTGTGGTAAAATCGGACTGGTAATCTGCTACGATGTGGAGTTCCCGGAATTACCAAGAATTTTAGCCGATCAGGGGATGAAAATTCTTTTTGTGCCTTATCTTACGGATACGCAGAATGCCTATATGCGTGTTCGGCATTGTGCGGCCGCAAGAGCTATTGAAAATGAGTGTTATGTTGCGATTGCAGGTTGCGTAGGAAATCTTCCGGGTGTTAATAATATGGATATTCAGTTTGGGCAGGCAGCCGTATTTACTCCTTCCGATTTTGCTTTTCCATCGAATGCTGTGAAAGGAGAAGCAACACCCAATACGGAAATGACACTGATTGTAGATGTGGATTTAAATCTTCTGAAAGACCTTCATCACCATGGCTCCGTACAGGTGATGAAAGACCGTAGAAAAGATCTTTATGAAACATATTTAAAATAG